From one Polyangia bacterium genomic stretch:
- a CDS encoding DUF2817 domain-containing protein, protein MADGDIWRRLDKLPLAQVIGHSTERRPIRLVRFGAGTGPAALLVVAGVHGDEGSSVEAVMDLIERLTMGELIAPQPFCLIPVVNPDGLVRGQKNSARNVDLNRNFAAANFSVAYEPGYFPGETPLSEPETRALADFLAAEPTINRALAVHAPFACVNFDGPAADWAEDVSRACGWPVRADIGYPTPGSLGSWLGHDRGWPILTLELPPGPFTGFAANCRAALAAAVGATTAGDCAGA, encoded by the coding sequence GTGGCCGACGGGGACATCTGGCGCCGCCTGGATAAATTGCCGCTCGCGCAGGTCATCGGGCATTCGACGGAGCGCCGTCCGATCCGCCTCGTTCGATTCGGCGCCGGTACCGGCCCGGCGGCGCTGCTGGTAGTGGCGGGTGTGCATGGTGACGAGGGCAGCTCGGTCGAAGCGGTCATGGATTTGATCGAACGATTGACGATGGGCGAGCTGATTGCGCCGCAGCCGTTCTGTTTGATTCCGGTGGTCAATCCGGACGGCTTGGTCCGGGGGCAGAAGAACTCCGCGCGGAACGTCGATCTGAACCGGAACTTCGCCGCCGCCAATTTTTCCGTCGCCTACGAGCCCGGTTATTTTCCTGGTGAAACCCCGCTCAGTGAACCGGAGACGCGGGCCCTGGCGGATTTTCTCGCCGCCGAGCCGACCATCAACCGAGCGCTGGCGGTGCACGCGCCGTTTGCTTGTGTGAATTTTGATGGCCCGGCGGCGGACTGGGCAGAGGACGTCTCGCGCGCTTGCGGCTGGCCGGTGCGCGCCGACATCGGATACCCCACGCCGGGATCGCTGGGAAGCTGGCTGGGACACGATCGCGGCTGGCCGATCCTGACCCTGGAATTGCCGCCCGGACCGTTCACCGGATTTGCCGCGAACTGTCGGGCGGCGCTGGCGGCGGCGGTCGGCGCCACCACCGCCGGCGATTGTGCTGGCGCTTAG
- a CDS encoding HD domain-containing protein has product MSFASSATAFGAAPEALLGVAARIADSGELPPPAVTEAAREAAAQAASIPAPRARALMESVILGRSLDLSLQWLQDSGVLRVLLPELAATVAFSQEAGRRHKDVWEHTKQVVRQSVPRPTVRWAALLHDIGKVPTRVMLPDGRVTFHRHAEVGARMFDAVSRRLGFERPDRAKVRFLILHHLRGNAYEQGWTDAAVRRFDHEMGDELEDLLDLSRADVTSRRPGRRQEAVANIHALKERILIIRELDARVPPLPPGLGNAIMEAFALPPSRRIGDLRQQCEDAIERGELEERRDAGYYVDFLRRAGVTG; this is encoded by the coding sequence ATGTCGTTCGCTTCATCCGCCACGGCGTTTGGCGCCGCTCCGGAGGCGTTGCTGGGGGTCGCCGCCCGCATCGCCGACAGCGGCGAGCTGCCACCGCCCGCCGTCACCGAAGCCGCGCGCGAGGCGGCGGCGCAGGCGGCGTCGATCCCGGCGCCGCGCGCCCGGGCCCTGATGGAGTCGGTGATCCTGGGGCGCTCGCTGGATCTGAGCCTGCAGTGGCTGCAAGACAGCGGCGTCCTGCGCGTGCTCTTGCCCGAACTGGCCGCCACCGTGGCGTTTTCGCAGGAGGCCGGCCGCCGCCACAAAGACGTCTGGGAACACACCAAGCAGGTCGTTCGCCAGTCCGTGCCGCGCCCGACCGTGCGTTGGGCGGCGTTGCTGCACGACATCGGCAAGGTGCCGACGCGCGTGATGCTGCCCGACGGGCGGGTGACGTTTCATCGCCACGCCGAAGTGGGCGCGCGCATGTTCGACGCTGTTTCCCGGCGCCTCGGCTTCGAACGCCCGGACCGGGCCAAGGTGCGATTTCTGATCCTGCACCACCTGCGCGGCAATGCGTACGAGCAAGGCTGGACCGACGCGGCCGTGCGCCGCTTCGACCACGAGATGGGTGACGAGCTGGAAGACTTGCTGGATCTGTCGCGCGCCGACGTGACTTCGCGCCGGCCGGGGCGGCGGCAGGAAGCCGTGGCCAACATCCACGCCCTGAAAGAACGCATCTTGATCATCCGCGAGCTGGACGCCCGGGTGCCGCCGCTACCGCCGGGGCTGGGCAACGCCATCATGGAGGCGTTCGCCCTCCCGCCGTCACGCCGCATCGGCGATCTGCGCCAGCAGTGCGAAGACGCCATCGAACGCGGCGAGCTGGAAGAGCGGCGCGACGCCGGGTACTACGTCGACTTCTTGCGCCGCGCCGGCGTCACCGGCTGA
- the lpdA gene encoding dihydrolipoyl dehydrogenase, translating to MADNMIRVEALVIGAGPGGYVAGIRLGQLKKKALVVERDKAGGICLNVGCIPSKALINASKFYDKLRHGGDIGIFADNIRVDMGKLQSWKGEVVGKLTGGVKQLLKANGCDYRTGTARLTSRNTVELTDATGKILIQADSIVLATGSRPIEIPGFKFDGQRVVDSTGALDFAAVPQRLVVIGGGYIGLEIGTLYAKLGAKVTVVEALPAILPGTDPELAQVVARKLKKMGVEVMTSAKAKSWSEAGTHAAVTVDAGGKDVVIEADKVLVAVGRRPNSEGLGLEEVGVKIERGFVPVDKRLRTNVPGIYAIGDLVGQPMLAHKASHEAEVVAEVIAGHKAEMDVRTIPAVIFTDPEIASAGITAEEAKKRGHKVKVGKFPFAALGRALANADSDGFVKAVIDAESKEVLGIHVVGNGASDMIAEAALAIEMGAVADDISLTIHAHPTMPEALMEAAKAALGEAIHIQNR from the coding sequence ATGGCCGACAACATGATCCGGGTGGAGGCGTTGGTGATCGGGGCTGGCCCCGGTGGTTACGTGGCTGGCATTCGCCTCGGCCAGTTGAAGAAGAAGGCGCTGGTGGTCGAGCGCGACAAGGCGGGCGGCATCTGCCTGAACGTCGGCTGCATTCCGTCCAAGGCGTTGATCAACGCCTCCAAGTTCTACGACAAGCTTCGCCACGGCGGTGACATCGGGATCTTCGCCGACAACATCCGCGTCGACATGGGCAAGCTGCAGTCGTGGAAGGGCGAGGTGGTCGGCAAGCTGACCGGCGGTGTGAAGCAACTGTTGAAAGCGAACGGCTGCGACTACCGCACCGGCACGGCCCGGCTGACGTCGCGCAACACCGTCGAGCTGACCGACGCCACCGGCAAGATCCTGATCCAGGCGGACAGCATCGTGCTGGCCACCGGGTCGCGGCCGATCGAAATTCCCGGGTTCAAGTTCGACGGCCAGCGCGTCGTCGATTCGACCGGCGCACTGGATTTCGCGGCGGTGCCTCAACGCCTGGTGGTGATCGGCGGCGGCTACATCGGCCTGGAAATCGGCACGCTTTACGCGAAGCTGGGCGCCAAGGTCACGGTGGTCGAAGCGCTGCCGGCGATTCTGCCCGGCACCGATCCCGAGTTGGCCCAGGTGGTGGCGCGCAAGCTGAAGAAGATGGGCGTCGAGGTGATGACTTCCGCCAAGGCCAAATCGTGGAGCGAGGCTGGCACGCACGCCGCGGTCACCGTCGACGCCGGCGGCAAGGACGTCGTCATCGAAGCGGACAAGGTGCTGGTGGCCGTCGGGCGCCGTCCAAACTCCGAGGGTCTGGGTCTGGAAGAAGTGGGCGTGAAGATCGAGCGCGGCTTCGTCCCCGTCGACAAACGCTTGCGCACCAACGTGCCCGGCATTTACGCCATCGGCGATCTGGTGGGGCAGCCGATGCTGGCGCACAAGGCTTCGCACGAGGCCGAGGTGGTCGCCGAGGTGATCGCCGGTCACAAGGCGGAGATGGACGTGCGGACCATCCCGGCGGTCATCTTCACCGATCCGGAGATCGCCTCGGCCGGCATCACCGCCGAGGAGGCGAAGAAGCGCGGCCACAAGGTGAAGGTCGGCAAGTTCCCGTTCGCGGCGCTGGGGCGCGCCTTAGCCAACGCCGACAGCGACGGTTTCGTGAAGGCGGTCATCGACGCTGAATCGAAAGAGGTGCTGGGCATCCACGTGGTCGGCAACGGCGCGTCCGACATGATCGCCGAGGCGGCACTGGCCATCGAGATGGGCGCCGTCGCCGACGACATCAGCCTGACCATCCACGCCCACCCGACGATGCCGGAGGCGCTGATGGAAGCGGCCAAGGCGGCGCTGGGCGAAGCGATCCATATTCAAAATCGGTGA
- a CDS encoding DNA-formamidopyrimidine glycosylase family protein — MPELPDLAHVESVLRPALGGRRVVGARTGDPLVLRVMVTEPFPALLIGRTFTDVSRRGHFMRFALDNDLVLVVNAMLVGRYRLLPPVAAGGGDGNGRKRDPRALGLAVTLDDDVELQYVDDKRMGKVYVVRAADEKQIPVYGKLGLDVLSPAFTREAFGRLFSKRRDQARMFLMDKSALASIGNAYADEILFAARIHPKTFCNKLSPADADALYAAIPSVLRAAVDEIARRAEPIDVKVRDFLKVRGRDGKPCPNCGTTLRAVRVGDGDACFCPSCQPTGRKLFVDFRGLVRGEAPTTAPGSAAQPVTPARRKKST; from the coding sequence ATGCCCGAGTTGCCTGATCTGGCCCACGTCGAATCCGTGCTGCGCCCGGCCCTGGGTGGCCGGCGCGTCGTCGGCGCGCGCACCGGCGATCCGCTGGTGCTACGGGTGATGGTGACCGAGCCGTTTCCCGCCCTGCTGATCGGGCGGACCTTCACCGATGTGTCGCGGCGCGGGCATTTCATGCGCTTTGCGCTGGACAACGATCTGGTGCTGGTGGTGAACGCCATGCTGGTGGGCCGCTATCGGTTGCTGCCGCCGGTGGCCGCTGGCGGCGGTGACGGGAACGGCCGCAAGCGCGATCCGCGCGCGCTCGGTCTGGCGGTGACCCTCGACGACGACGTCGAGCTGCAGTACGTCGACGACAAACGCATGGGCAAGGTGTACGTCGTGCGGGCCGCCGACGAAAAACAGATCCCGGTCTACGGAAAACTGGGCCTGGACGTCCTGTCGCCGGCCTTCACGCGCGAAGCCTTCGGGCGCCTTTTTTCCAAGCGCCGCGATCAAGCGCGGATGTTCTTGATGGACAAAAGCGCGCTGGCCTCGATCGGCAATGCCTACGCCGACGAGATTCTCTTTGCTGCTCGCATTCACCCGAAGACCTTCTGCAACAAGCTTTCACCTGCCGACGCCGACGCGCTTTACGCCGCCATCCCGTCGGTGCTTCGCGCGGCCGTCGACGAGATCGCCCGCCGCGCGGAACCCATCGACGTCAAGGTGCGCGATTTTCTGAAAGTGCGCGGTCGCGACGGCAAGCCGTGCCCGAACTGCGGCACCACCTTGCGGGCGGTGCGGGTGGGCGACGGCGACGCCTGTTTTTGCCCGAGCTGCCAGCCCACCGGGCGCAAGCTGTTCGTCGACTTTCGCGGCCTGGTGCGTGGCGAAGCGCCGACGACAGCGCCCGGGTCCGCCGCTCAGCCGGTGACGCCGGCGCGGCGCAAGAAGTCGACGTAG
- a CDS encoding RNA methyltransferase has translation MVPISISDADDPRLSDYRQLKERHLNLLGGRFIAESERVVRRLLDSGLRVHSVLVTPVRAASLADGLATWIGKHEPIPIYVVAQNLMNVIAGFHVHRGCLAVGERPARAALPPGARTIVVLEDLVDVENLGAIVRNAAALGADAICLSPACADPFYRQAIRVSLGGVFFLPLIRFVSWPDDLLALRTAGFTLVAATPRPGATPLPDFRRPERLALLLGSEGPGLSEAVLSLADHRVAIPMAPAADSLNVATAGAVLLYQLRAPPTANPSR, from the coding sequence ATGGTCCCGATCTCGATCAGCGACGCGGACGATCCGCGCTTGTCCGACTATCGCCAGCTCAAGGAGCGCCACTTGAACCTGCTGGGCGGTCGTTTCATCGCGGAGAGCGAGCGGGTGGTGCGGCGGCTGCTGGACAGCGGACTGCGCGTTCACTCGGTGCTGGTCACGCCGGTGCGGGCCGCGTCGCTGGCCGATGGGCTGGCAACCTGGATTGGCAAGCACGAACCCATTCCGATCTACGTGGTCGCGCAAAATTTGATGAACGTCATCGCCGGTTTCCACGTCCACCGTGGCTGTCTGGCCGTGGGCGAGCGTCCGGCCCGCGCGGCTTTGCCACCCGGCGCCCGCACCATCGTGGTCCTGGAAGATCTGGTCGACGTCGAAAACCTGGGCGCCATCGTCCGCAACGCCGCCGCGCTGGGCGCCGATGCCATCTGCTTGAGCCCAGCCTGCGCCGATCCGTTTTATCGCCAGGCGATCCGCGTGTCGCTGGGAGGCGTTTTCTTTTTGCCGCTGATTCGCTTTGTGTCGTGGCCTGACGATTTACTGGCGCTGCGAACGGCCGGCTTCACGCTGGTGGCTGCCACCCCTCGCCCGGGCGCCACGCCGCTGCCAGACTTTCGGCGCCCCGAGCGCCTGGCGCTGCTGCTGGGCAGCGAAGGCCCGGGGCTGTCGGAGGCCGTGCTGTCGCTGGCCGATCACCGGGTCGCCATTCCGATGGCGCCGGCCGCCGATTCGCTGAACGTGGCCACCGCCGGGGCCGTGCTGCTGTATCAGCTGCGCGCGCCGCCGACGGCTAATCCCAGTCGCTGA
- a CDS encoding dihydrolipoamide acetyltransferase family protein — translation MTYEFRLPDIGEGVVEGEVVRWLVKEGDPLREDQPMVEIMTDKATVEIPSPRAGRVGKRMFAEGQVCPVGKVLITIELADGDSAGAATNRAPGKTADALSVPAVAAVGAAARVVAASTSSNGAGDTRPVLATPATRKLARDIGVDIGQIAGSGPNGRITSDDVREHQTLGATVGAAATARQVGDVRLPFRGVRRKIAEHLVHSKHTAAHFTYVEEVDCTDLVLFRRRANERLEGRGIKLSFLPFIIKATVAALQKFPALNATLDEAAGEIVQRRSYHIGLATATDAGLIVPVVRDADRRSLVDLAQEIERLAEATRTNRASRAELSGSTFTISSLGPLGGVMATPIINFPEVAIMAPAKIAKRPAVRDGEIVVRDLMNLSISVDHRLVDGYEAAQFLAEVKASLETPGLLFLESI, via the coding sequence ATGACGTACGAGTTCAGGCTGCCCGACATCGGTGAAGGCGTCGTCGAGGGCGAGGTCGTTCGCTGGCTGGTCAAGGAAGGCGATCCGCTGCGCGAAGATCAACCGATGGTCGAGATCATGACCGACAAGGCCACGGTGGAGATCCCCTCCCCGCGCGCCGGACGCGTGGGCAAGCGCATGTTCGCCGAAGGCCAGGTGTGCCCGGTCGGCAAGGTGCTGATTACCATCGAGCTTGCCGACGGCGACAGCGCGGGCGCCGCCACGAACCGCGCGCCGGGGAAGACGGCGGACGCGCTATCGGTGCCAGCCGTTGCAGCGGTTGGTGCTGCCGCCCGTGTCGTCGCCGCCTCCACCAGCAGCAACGGCGCCGGCGACACGCGGCCGGTGCTGGCCACGCCGGCCACGCGCAAGCTGGCGCGCGACATCGGGGTCGACATTGGCCAGATCGCCGGCAGCGGACCCAACGGCCGGATTACCTCGGACGACGTGCGCGAACACCAGACGCTCGGCGCGACTGTCGGTGCGGCGGCGACCGCACGCCAGGTGGGCGACGTGCGCCTGCCGTTTCGCGGCGTGCGCCGCAAGATCGCCGAACATCTGGTCCACTCCAAGCACACCGCCGCCCATTTCACTTACGTCGAAGAGGTCGACTGCACCGACCTGGTGCTCTTCCGCCGGCGCGCCAACGAACGCCTCGAAGGCCGCGGCATCAAGCTGTCGTTCCTGCCGTTCATCATCAAGGCCACGGTGGCGGCGCTGCAGAAATTTCCCGCGCTGAACGCCACCCTCGACGAAGCCGCCGGCGAGATCGTCCAGCGCCGCAGCTATCACATCGGCCTGGCCACGGCCACCGACGCCGGTTTGATCGTTCCGGTGGTACGCGACGCCGATCGGCGGTCGCTGGTGGATCTGGCCCAGGAGATCGAGCGATTGGCCGAGGCCACTCGCACCAACAGAGCCTCGCGCGCCGAGTTGTCGGGATCGACCTTCACCATCAGCAGCCTGGGACCGCTGGGCGGCGTGATGGCCACGCCGATCATCAATTTTCCCGAGGTGGCGATCATGGCGCCGGCCAAGATCGCCAAGCGCCCGGCGGTGCGCGACGGCGAGATCGTGGTGCGCGATCTGATGAACCTTTCGATCTCAGTCGATCACCGGTTGGTCGACGGTTACGAAGCGGCGCAGTTTCTGGCCGAGGTGAAGGCGTCGCTGGAGACGCCGGGTCTGCTGTTCTTGGAGTCGATCTGA
- a CDS encoding thiamine pyrophosphate-dependent dehydrogenase E1 component subunit alpha, whose product MAASKPTPPPPPGKLVTPPPLPASVPAAKIRAGMGDVEAETVEVWSDRDHRRATELWTILSPDGVAERAQVPALQPEQLIAIYRSMLRIRIIDERLLNLQRQGRVGFYAEARGQEASIIGAVAAIGPDDFVVPAHREYGAALHRGLPLRALLAQLFGNANDISHGRQMPGHVATPRSLNFLTPSSCVATQLPHATGIAWAAKKRGKPIVVLAYLGEGATSAEDFHAGLNFAAVYRTPVVFLCENNQWAISTPASQQTASVTFAVKALAYGMPGVRVDGNDALVVYAATKEAVDRARGGGGPTLIEAVTFRMGPHSTSDDPARYRQESALGEWTRKDPLSRLRTWLATENILDGQAEAALRETIDRELQEAIAAEESVGPPARESLFTDVYAQPTAALQEQQAELLRLRTIDED is encoded by the coding sequence ATGGCTGCCTCCAAGCCCACGCCGCCGCCCCCGCCCGGCAAGCTGGTGACGCCGCCGCCTCTGCCGGCGTCCGTGCCAGCGGCGAAGATTCGCGCCGGCATGGGCGACGTGGAGGCAGAGACAGTCGAAGTCTGGTCCGATCGCGACCACCGCCGGGCCACCGAGCTTTGGACCATCCTGTCTCCGGACGGCGTCGCCGAGCGGGCCCAGGTCCCGGCGCTGCAGCCGGAACAGTTGATCGCCATTTATCGGTCGATGTTGCGCATCCGCATCATCGACGAGCGCCTGCTGAACTTGCAGCGCCAGGGCCGGGTCGGTTTTTACGCCGAGGCGCGCGGCCAGGAAGCGTCGATCATCGGCGCGGTGGCCGCGATCGGTCCCGACGATTTCGTGGTGCCGGCCCACCGCGAGTACGGCGCGGCTTTGCACCGCGGCCTGCCGCTGCGCGCGTTGCTGGCCCAGCTGTTCGGCAACGCCAACGACATCTCGCACGGCCGGCAGATGCCCGGCCATGTGGCGACGCCGCGATCGCTGAATTTTCTGACCCCCTCGTCGTGTGTGGCCACCCAGCTGCCGCACGCCACCGGCATCGCCTGGGCGGCGAAAAAGCGCGGCAAGCCGATCGTCGTGCTGGCCTATCTGGGCGAAGGGGCCACCAGCGCCGAGGATTTTCACGCCGGTCTGAACTTCGCCGCCGTCTATCGCACGCCGGTGGTGTTCCTGTGCGAGAACAACCAGTGGGCCATTTCCACGCCGGCGTCGCAGCAGACGGCGTCGGTGACGTTCGCGGTGAAGGCGCTGGCTTACGGGATGCCCGGCGTGCGCGTCGACGGCAACGACGCGCTGGTGGTTTACGCCGCGACCAAAGAAGCGGTCGATCGGGCGCGTGGCGGCGGCGGTCCGACGCTGATCGAAGCGGTGACGTTTCGCATGGGCCCGCACAGTACGTCCGACGATCCCGCGCGTTACCGGCAAGAAAGCGCCTTGGGCGAATGGACGCGCAAAGATCCGCTCAGCCGGCTGCGGACCTGGTTGGCGACCGAGAACATTCTGGACGGCCAGGCCGAGGCGGCGTTGCGTGAGACCATCGACCGCGAGTTGCAAGAGGCGATCGCCGCCGAGGAATCCGTCGGACCGCCAGCGCGAGAGAGCCTGTTCACCGACGTCTATGCCCAGCCGACGGCGGCGCTGCAAGAGCAGCAAGCCGAGCTTTTGCGCCTGCGCACGATCGACGAGGATTAA
- a CDS encoding DUF1517 domain-containing protein, whose amino-acid sequence MKTTRRSPWLVLVVAALSLLILPAVALAGPRSGGSFGGRLGFRSGGGSSMPRSYSGGGYGNGYGGGSHFFFLPGWGWGGGYGYGGGMGLFGTLMLVAVVGVAFYSVSRALRRYRASGAGPSWMGGNGYDDEEAVAAGRAYVYKLQVGLGRSARGIQDRLESFASAGDTNSEAGLASLLQQTALELLREKDSVRYAGSDAAGPMNLTNAETRMNSLTLAERSRFQVERVRAVDGQVRRSQTAADEGKEALEYVMVTVIVATRSPFAGWKPIQTAEDLGTVLTELGGVSPGGILGLEVVWTPADPNDSMTETDVMTTYPDLRSL is encoded by the coding sequence ATGAAAACCACACGGCGTTCCCCCTGGCTGGTGCTGGTTGTCGCCGCCCTGTCGCTGCTGATCTTGCCGGCGGTGGCGTTGGCCGGCCCGCGCTCGGGCGGCAGCTTCGGCGGACGGCTGGGCTTTCGTTCGGGCGGCGGATCGTCGATGCCGCGTTCGTATTCGGGAGGCGGCTACGGCAACGGCTATGGCGGTGGCTCGCACTTTTTCTTTCTGCCTGGTTGGGGCTGGGGCGGCGGCTATGGCTACGGCGGCGGGATGGGATTGTTCGGCACGCTGATGCTGGTGGCGGTGGTGGGCGTGGCGTTTTATTCGGTCTCGCGCGCGCTGCGCCGCTACCGCGCCAGTGGCGCTGGTCCCAGTTGGATGGGTGGCAATGGCTACGACGACGAAGAGGCCGTGGCCGCGGGCCGCGCCTATGTTTACAAGTTGCAGGTGGGTCTTGGCCGTTCCGCCCGGGGCATCCAAGATCGCCTGGAAAGCTTTGCCTCCGCCGGCGACACCAACAGCGAGGCCGGCCTGGCCAGCCTGCTGCAGCAGACGGCGCTTGAACTTCTACGCGAAAAAGACAGCGTCCGTTACGCCGGCAGCGACGCCGCCGGACCGATGAATCTGACCAACGCCGAAACGCGTATGAACAGCCTGACCCTGGCCGAGCGTTCGCGTTTTCAGGTCGAGCGCGTGCGTGCGGTCGACGGCCAGGTCCGCCGATCCCAGACCGCCGCGGATGAGGGAAAAGAAGCGCTGGAGTACGTCATGGTCACCGTCATCGTGGCCACGCGAAGCCCATTTGCTGGCTGGAAACCGATCCAGACTGCCGAAGATCTGGGGACTGTCCTTACCGAACTCGGCGGCGTATCGCCGGGCGGGATCTTGGGCCTGGAGGTGGTCTGGACCCCGGCCGATCCCAACGATTCGATGACCGAGACTGACGTCATGACCACCTATCCCGACCTGCGCAGCCTGTAA
- a CDS encoding cyclic nucleotide-binding domain-containing protein, with amino-acid sequence MGSKLRDLKSQARALAAGGDAVRALAAYDHLLATNPLDNDSRLKIADLLFVSGDKASAAEVYRAVAVHDIRSGHPLPAIIGMRALESLGQSVEDIVTLMADLYARDAPSLAKFAARPAPVDLDAELTPPDLSRAGTPEKVATRARDRALDFSAFVKYPEQFLPLAFFSELPREVFEPVVRALKVKRLGDGQLVIREGEPGVAFYLVAAGQLSVFATDSFGRRNELTRLHEGALFGEMALLAVQPRTASVQVIDEADVLELSREALARLEGEVPTLAETLGRFARERLLKNLLATSPLFRPFTRQQKMDLIRRFDGHEVATGTEIIREGEVGLGLFVVLAGEVEVSKRPPDGGAEVTLARLRAGDIFGEMSLIKNQPTSASVRAARHSTILFLAREYFQRLIEALPELRSYFEELSERRDIDTRRVLSSDSARNTDSGLRVLF; translated from the coding sequence ATGGGTTCCAAGCTGCGCGATCTGAAGAGCCAGGCCCGCGCGCTGGCCGCCGGCGGCGACGCCGTCAGAGCGTTGGCGGCTTACGATCACCTGCTGGCCACCAACCCGCTGGACAATGACAGCCGGCTCAAGATCGCCGACCTGCTTTTTGTTTCAGGCGACAAGGCCTCCGCCGCCGAGGTTTACCGCGCCGTCGCGGTGCACGACATTCGTTCCGGCCATCCCTTGCCGGCGATCATCGGCATGCGGGCGCTGGAATCGCTGGGACAGTCGGTCGAGGACATCGTCACGCTGATGGCCGACCTTTATGCCCGCGACGCACCGTCGCTGGCCAAGTTCGCCGCCCGGCCGGCGCCCGTCGATCTCGACGCCGAGCTGACGCCGCCCGATCTGTCGCGCGCCGGCACGCCGGAGAAAGTCGCCACCCGGGCCCGCGATCGAGCTCTGGATTTCTCGGCCTTCGTCAAATACCCGGAGCAGTTCTTGCCGCTGGCTTTTTTTTCCGAGCTGCCGCGCGAGGTGTTCGAACCGGTGGTGCGCGCGCTGAAGGTCAAACGTCTCGGTGACGGCCAGCTGGTCATCCGCGAAGGCGAACCAGGGGTGGCGTTCTATCTGGTCGCCGCCGGTCAGCTCAGCGTCTTTGCCACCGACAGCTTTGGCCGCCGCAACGAGCTCACCCGTCTGCACGAAGGCGCGCTGTTCGGCGAGATGGCGCTTTTGGCGGTGCAGCCCCGCACGGCGTCCGTACAGGTGATCGACGAGGCCGATGTGCTGGAGCTGTCGCGCGAGGCGTTGGCGCGCCTCGAAGGCGAGGTGCCGACGCTGGCCGAGACGCTGGGGCGATTCGCCCGCGAGCGCCTGCTGAAAAATCTTCTCGCCACCTCGCCGTTGTTCCGCCCGTTCACCCGCCAGCAGAAGATGGATCTGATCCGCCGCTTCGACGGTCACGAAGTGGCGACCGGTACCGAGATCATCCGTGAAGGTGAGGTCGGCCTGGGACTGTTCGTGGTCCTGGCCGGCGAGGTCGAGGTCAGCAAGCGTCCGCCTGACGGCGGCGCCGAGGTCACGCTGGCCCGCCTGCGCGCCGGCGACATCTTCGGCGAGATGTCGCTGATCAAGAACCAGCCCACCAGCGCCAGTGTGCGCGCCGCTCGTCATTCGACCATTCTATTTTTGGCCCGCGAATACTTCCAACGCCTGATCGAAGCGCTGCCCGAGCTGCGCAGCTACTTCGAAGAGCTGTCCGAACGCCGCGACATCGACACCCGGCGCGTGCTCAGCAGTGACAGCGCGCGCAACACCGATTCCGGCTTGCGCGTGCTGTTCTAG
- the lipB gene encoding lipoyl(octanoyl) transferase LipB: protein MSDLIDARVLDLGRRDFGEVWSLQRELVAARQRDEIPDTLILVEHPDVITLGRGTHKENLVAPGDLPIFEIERGGDVTYHGPGQLVGYPIFLLRQSERDLHVYLRNLEESLIVAVAAHGIDGGRKQGWTGVWSGERKLASIGVAVKRWVTLHGFALNVATDLSRFATINPCGLEATVMGSMSSVLGRPIALADVKTTVQRAVGEVFRRRFS from the coding sequence GTGAGTGACTTGATCGACGCGCGGGTGCTGGATCTCGGCCGGCGTGATTTCGGCGAGGTGTGGTCCCTGCAGCGCGAGCTGGTGGCGGCGCGCCAGCGCGACGAGATTCCCGACACGTTGATTCTCGTCGAGCATCCCGACGTCATCACCCTCGGGCGCGGCACCCACAAAGAGAACCTGGTGGCGCCGGGCGATCTGCCCATCTTCGAGATCGAACGCGGCGGCGACGTCACCTATCACGGGCCCGGGCAGCTGGTCGGCTATCCGATCTTTCTGCTGCGCCAGTCGGAGCGCGATCTGCACGTGTACCTGCGCAACCTGGAAGAAAGCTTGATCGTCGCGGTGGCCGCCCACGGCATCGACGGCGGCCGCAAGCAAGGATGGACCGGCGTATGGAGCGGCGAGCGCAAGCTGGCCTCGATCGGCGTGGCCGTCAAACGCTGGGTGACGCTGCACGGGTTCGCGCTGAACGTCGCCACCGACCTGTCGCGCTTCGCCACCATCAATCCCTGCGGCCTGGAGGCAACGGTGATGGGATCGATGTCCAGCGTCCTCGGGCGGCCGATCGCCCTTGCCGACGTGAAGACCACCGTCCAGCGGGCGGTGGGCGAAGTTTTTCGCCGCCGGTTCAGTTGA